The following are encoded together in the Pedobacter sp. D749 genome:
- the mgrA gene encoding L-glyceraldehyde 3-phosphate reductase, with amino-acid sequence MNQIILRDRYDKMLYRRCGNSGLKLPAISLGLWHNFGHVNVFENSKNLISTAFNHGITHFDLANNYGPPPGSAEEVFGKILYENFKGYRDEMIISSKAGYTMWDGPYGDWGSKKYLVSSLDQSLKRMKLDYVDIFYHHRPDPETPLEETMGALSLLVQQGKALYVGISNYQVEEAAKAIKILRDNGTPCLIHQPKYSMFERWIENDLLDVLTQNGVGCIPFSPLAQGLLTDKYLHGIPSDSRVATSGVFLKESNITPEKLAVITKLNDVAKSRGQKLAHMALSWILKDKRVTTVLIGASKPEQITDSIKALDNIEFSETEIKLIDEILG; translated from the coding sequence ATGAACCAAATCATTTTAAGAGATCGTTACGACAAAATGCTATATCGCCGTTGTGGAAACAGCGGCTTAAAATTGCCCGCAATATCATTGGGTTTATGGCATAATTTCGGACATGTAAACGTTTTTGAAAACAGCAAAAATCTCATCTCCACTGCTTTTAACCATGGAATTACCCACTTCGATTTAGCCAATAATTATGGTCCGCCTCCTGGTTCGGCTGAAGAGGTTTTCGGAAAAATCCTTTATGAAAATTTTAAGGGTTACCGTGACGAAATGATTATTTCGAGCAAAGCGGGATATACCATGTGGGATGGTCCTTATGGTGACTGGGGGTCGAAAAAATACCTGGTTTCTAGTTTAGACCAAAGCTTAAAACGCATGAAACTGGATTACGTTGATATTTTTTACCACCATCGGCCGGATCCTGAAACTCCTTTGGAAGAAACTATGGGCGCTTTAAGTCTTTTAGTTCAACAAGGCAAAGCTTTGTATGTGGGTATTTCAAATTATCAGGTAGAAGAAGCTGCAAAAGCAATTAAAATTTTAAGAGATAACGGTACTCCGTGTTTAATTCACCAGCCGAAATATTCCATGTTTGAACGTTGGATAGAAAATGATTTACTTGATGTTTTAACACAAAATGGTGTGGGTTGTATTCCGTTTTCGCCATTGGCTCAGGGTTTACTTACCGATAAATATTTACATGGCATTCCTTCCGATTCGAGAGTTGCTACAAGTGGTGTTTTCCTGAAAGAAAGTAATATTACACCGGAGAAATTAGCTGTAATTACCAAACTTAATGATGTTGCGAAATCGCGTGGACAAAAATTAGCGCACATGGCTTTATCCTGGATCCTGAAAGACAAAAGGGTAACTACTGTTCTGATTGGCGCCAGTAAACCAGAGCAGATTACCGATTCAATTAAAGCATTAGATAACATTGAATTTAGTGAAACTGAAATTAAATTGATTGATGAGATTTTAGGTTAA
- a CDS encoding aldose epimerase family protein, whose product MKPKVLFGLSALVAIGFTSFQSGTQKSSSADSLKSDSAAVVKLFPDSFKKETDGKQTALYTLKNKNNAEAIFTNYGGRLVSLLVPDKDGRLVDVVVGFKSVGDYEKSTEPYFGATIGRYGNRIAKGKFTLEGKTYSLFTNNGQNTLHGGKKGYQYVVWDANQPNPNTLVLHYLSKDGDEKFPGNLDVKVTYTLTDDNELKMDYEAKTDKTTVVNLTNHAFFNLNGDGSGEILNHKVQIYADEYTPVDSTLIPTGKMDKVKGTPFDFTTATTIGARIHDKNEQLTFGKGYDHNYVLNKNKAMGMFHAATVKGDKSGIIMDIYTQEPGLQFYSGNFMQSKNTFKTGAKDDFRTAIAMETQHFPDSPNQPAFPSTVLKPGEVYKTSSIYKFTK is encoded by the coding sequence ATGAAACCAAAAGTATTATTTGGCCTAAGCGCGCTAGTAGCTATCGGCTTTACATCTTTTCAATCCGGAACACAAAAATCTTCATCAGCAGATAGTTTGAAAAGCGATTCTGCGGCAGTTGTAAAATTATTCCCCGATTCTTTTAAAAAGGAAACTGATGGTAAACAAACAGCATTATACACTTTAAAGAATAAGAACAATGCGGAAGCAATTTTTACCAATTACGGTGGGCGCCTGGTTAGTTTATTGGTGCCGGATAAAGATGGTAGGTTAGTAGATGTGGTGGTGGGTTTTAAAAGTGTTGGTGATTACGAAAAATCTACCGAACCCTATTTTGGTGCAACTATTGGCCGATATGGCAACCGAATTGCCAAAGGTAAATTTACGCTTGAAGGTAAAACCTATTCGCTGTTTACCAATAACGGACAAAATACTCTTCATGGTGGAAAAAAAGGATATCAATATGTAGTTTGGGATGCGAACCAGCCTAACCCCAATACTTTGGTGCTACATTATTTATCAAAAGATGGCGATGAAAAGTTTCCTGGTAATTTAGATGTTAAGGTAACTTATACCTTAACAGACGATAATGAATTGAAAATGGATTATGAAGCTAAAACAGATAAAACTACAGTGGTAAATTTAACAAATCATGCATTTTTTAATTTAAATGGCGATGGAAGCGGTGAGATTTTGAATCACAAAGTGCAGATTTATGCAGATGAATATACACCTGTTGATTCTACTTTAATCCCGACCGGAAAAATGGATAAAGTTAAGGGTACGCCCTTCGATTTCACCACCGCAACAACTATTGGTGCTCGTATACATGATAAAAATGAGCAATTAACTTTTGGTAAAGGTTACGATCACAACTATGTGCTTAATAAAAACAAAGCAATGGGCATGTTCCATGCGGCTACGGTTAAAGGAGATAAATCGGGTATTATAATGGATATTTATACGCAGGAGCCAGGTTTACAGTTCTACAGCGGGAACTTTATGCAAAGTAAAAATACTTTTAAAACTGGTGCTAAAGATGATTTTAGAACCGCAATTGCAATGGAAACGCAGCATTTTCCGGATTCTCCAAATCAACCTGCTTTTCCGTCAACGGTTTTAAAGCCAGGAGAGGTGTATAAAACGAGTTCTATCTATAAATTTACCAAATAA
- a CDS encoding HAD family phosphatase: MTNDKPKAFLFDLNGTMINDMAFHNRAWHDILTQDLGASISFDAVKKQMYGKNQDLLERVFGVGHFSQEQIDQISIEKEHRYQAAYKKHLSLIAGLGDFFEKAKQSGIQMAIGSAAIPFNINFVLDNLNIRSYFKAIVSAEDVVNSKPDPETFTKGAEILGIEAKQCIVFEDAPKGVEAAQNAGMKCVVLTTMHTREEFSDYNNVFAFIEDYTDPVLQELF; this comes from the coding sequence ATGACGAACGATAAACCTAAAGCTTTCCTTTTCGATCTTAACGGAACCATGATTAACGATATGGCTTTCCACAATCGTGCATGGCATGATATACTTACGCAAGATTTAGGCGCAAGCATCAGCTTTGATGCGGTTAAAAAACAGATGTACGGCAAAAACCAGGATCTGTTGGAACGTGTTTTTGGTGTTGGTCATTTCTCACAGGAACAAATTGATCAGATTTCTATCGAGAAGGAACACCGTTATCAGGCGGCATATAAAAAACATTTATCGTTAATAGCTGGCTTAGGCGATTTTTTCGAAAAAGCAAAACAATCAGGCATTCAAATGGCAATTGGTTCGGCAGCTATTCCTTTCAACATTAATTTTGTTCTTGATAACTTAAATATCCGCTCTTATTTTAAAGCTATAGTAAGTGCTGAAGACGTTGTGAATAGTAAACCAGATCCGGAAACCTTTACCAAAGGGGCTGAAATTTTAGGTATTGAAGCTAAGCAATGTATCGTTTTTGAAGATGCACCAAAAGGTGTTGAAGCCGCCCAAAATGCGGGGATGAAATGTGTTGTACTAACCACCATGCACACCAGGGAAGAATTTTCTGATTACAATAACGTTTTTGCTTTTATAGAAGATTATACTGATCCTGTTTTACAGGAACTTTTCTAA
- a CDS encoding phosphatase PAP2 family protein codes for MALKRNTLIFILVVLIAAFTCLSFFIAQHPILDFDIKTSLFIQQYHADWLDKLMLAISFFGELPYSLLSVIVVAFIFYYQKYKREGIFISTVLLSGLIILGIKNVIDRPRPTAFYVRLVEVNRFQSYPSGHVLSYTLFFGFLIILMNTLKDVPRLTRNIVTYLSAFLMITIAPSRIYLGAHWFTDTVGGFLLGLICLFPLCYFYFKKQKD; via the coding sequence ATGGCTTTAAAACGAAATACATTAATCTTTATACTCGTCGTACTCATAGCTGCTTTTACTTGTTTAAGTTTTTTTATTGCGCAGCATCCTATACTTGATTTTGACATTAAAACTTCTCTCTTTATTCAACAATACCATGCAGACTGGTTGGATAAATTGATGCTGGCCATTAGCTTTTTTGGCGAACTTCCCTATTCATTACTTTCAGTAATAGTTGTGGCGTTTATATTTTATTATCAGAAATATAAGCGTGAGGGAATATTCATTTCGACGGTGCTACTATCCGGATTAATTATTCTGGGTATAAAAAATGTAATCGACCGTCCTCGCCCTACTGCATTTTACGTACGTCTGGTAGAAGTAAACCGGTTTCAAAGCTATCCCAGCGGGCATGTACTTTCTTACACGCTTTTTTTTGGTTTCTTAATTATTTTGATGAATACTTTGAAAGATGTGCCGAGGCTAACAAGGAATATAGTAACCTATTTATCAGCATTTTTGATGATCACCATTGCCCCATCCAGAATTTACCTGGGTGCACATTGGTTTACAGATACCGTTGGTGGTTTTCTTTTAGGCTTGATTTGCCTCTTCCCACTTTGTTACTTTTATTTTAAAAAGCAAAAAGATTAA
- a CDS encoding lysoplasmalogenase, with product MKTKLFSFIFSLVFVIQLYAEYSNNTSLGTFSKPLIVLILLVWLYVATNLKGRFHKRIFTGLIFAWAGDLLLMLQDGRTSFFIFGLAAFLVCHIFYIRAFTLDHKSNPSHKTPYFLWAVGAFAIFCSGLFFYLQPKLGAMQFPVLMYAIIICVMALMAVNRYGKVNIFSFKLILYGALFFLLSDSVLAVNKFAQPIPQGGALIMATYMIAQYLIVYGTIERKLVVMRTEV from the coding sequence ATGAAGACTAAACTATTTTCATTTATATTCTCCCTTGTATTTGTAATTCAGCTATATGCCGAATATAGCAATAATACAAGCTTGGGTACTTTTTCTAAACCGCTGATTGTGCTGATACTTTTGGTATGGCTATATGTTGCTACAAATTTGAAAGGCCGATTCCATAAAAGGATTTTTACAGGATTAATTTTTGCTTGGGCAGGAGATCTGTTATTGATGCTGCAGGATGGAAGGACAAGTTTTTTTATCTTCGGATTGGCTGCTTTTTTAGTTTGCCATATTTTTTACATCAGGGCATTTACGCTCGATCATAAATCGAATCCAAGTCATAAAACACCCTATTTTTTATGGGCTGTGGGGGCATTTGCCATCTTTTGCTCAGGTCTGTTTTTCTACCTCCAGCCAAAACTAGGAGCAATGCAGTTCCCTGTTTTAATGTATGCCATTATTATCTGTGTGATGGCATTAATGGCTGTTAACCGCTATGGAAAAGTGAATATTTTTAGTTTTAAACTTATTCTTTATGGTGCGTTGTTTTTCTTGCTGTCTGACAGTGTCTTAGCTGTTAATAAATTTGCGCAGCCCATTCCGCAAGGCGGTGCGCTGATTATGGCTACATATATGATTGCACAATATTTAATTGTTTATGGTACTATTGAGCGCAAGTTGGTAGTAATGCGGACGGAAGTATAG
- the pbpC gene encoding penicillin-binding protein 1C produces the protein MNKIPKAFLISDIICFVLLLAFLFALPSKLFKTPTSYVIEASNGNLLSAAIASDGQWRFPVADSVPVKFKDCIIAFEDKRFYSHFGVDILAMSRAMRQNWRAKSVVSGGSTLTMQVIRLSRKQDRTVWQKLLEVILALRLEIKYSKEEIIGLYAANAPFGSNVVGLEAASWRYYGRDAKTLSWGEMATLAVLPNSPSLVHPGKNSSRLIKKRNDLLDKLAKLKYMDQATANLAKLEPVPGKPMPLPQNAPHLLNRFKAERASLKINSTRITSTLDENIQLKVNSILKRYNNRYRANDINNISALVLDARTGHVVSYAGNIYQPENADLQSHVDMIKAPRSPGSTLKPLLYASMMNDGFILPHTLIPDIPTQIAGYSPQNYDLGYDGAIAADKALSRSLNIPAVKMLQQYKYERFYDKLKKLGIGTLNQPADHYGLSLILGGSEVTMWDLANTYMGMVRTLNHFNTYKGLYNTEDYKQATYFNNITKEEKDYQRNSFLDHGAIWATFNAMEEVMRPGDEGLWEQFSSSQRIAWKTGTSFGFRDAWAVGLTPNYVVCVWVGNADGEGRPGLVGIEAAAPVLFDIFRLLPNGKWFETPTTKLKKLKICKKSGYKAAEYCTDVVEELVPVSGEKTAICPFHKLVHLDRTGTFRVTDQCESIPYMQHKSWFILPPAMEYYYKIKNSDYKSLPPFKAGCELSGGNSVMEVIYPKNNAIVYIPLEQDGSRGKIVLNAAHRNAGAKIYWHIDNEYVATTTNFHQLAISPPPGKHTLTLVDENGERLVQSFTVLDKEKKGGR, from the coding sequence ATGAACAAAATCCCAAAAGCATTTCTCATTTCCGACATCATCTGCTTTGTATTGCTTTTGGCTTTCCTTTTCGCTTTACCATCCAAACTTTTCAAAACGCCTACCTCCTATGTTATTGAGGCCAGCAATGGTAATTTATTAAGTGCTGCAATTGCCAGCGATGGACAGTGGCGCTTCCCGGTAGCAGACAGCGTCCCAGTAAAATTTAAGGATTGCATTATCGCTTTCGAGGATAAACGATTTTATAGCCACTTTGGCGTAGATATATTGGCCATGAGCAGGGCCATGCGACAAAACTGGCGGGCAAAAAGTGTGGTAAGTGGCGGCAGTACCTTAACCATGCAGGTAATCCGTTTATCACGAAAACAAGACCGAACGGTTTGGCAAAAACTATTGGAAGTAATTTTAGCATTACGCTTAGAAATAAAATACTCAAAGGAAGAAATTATTGGCTTATATGCTGCTAACGCGCCTTTTGGAAGTAATGTAGTGGGTTTGGAGGCTGCAAGTTGGCGCTATTATGGACGTGATGCCAAAACGCTCTCCTGGGGTGAGATGGCTACTTTAGCCGTTCTTCCCAACAGCCCATCGTTAGTTCATCCTGGTAAAAACTCGAGCAGGCTGATCAAAAAAAGAAACGATTTATTAGATAAGTTAGCCAAGTTAAAATACATGGATCAGGCAACGGCTAATTTAGCTAAGTTAGAGCCTGTTCCCGGCAAGCCCATGCCCCTACCACAAAATGCGCCCCATTTATTAAACCGTTTTAAAGCGGAAAGAGCAAGTTTAAAAATCAATTCTACGAGGATTACCTCCACATTGGATGAAAACATCCAGTTGAAAGTAAACTCGATATTAAAACGCTATAACAACCGCTACAGAGCCAACGATATTAATAATATATCAGCTTTAGTGCTTGACGCCAGAACTGGTCATGTGGTGAGTTATGCAGGCAATATTTACCAGCCGGAAAATGCTGACCTGCAAAGTCACGTAGATATGATTAAAGCGCCGCGCAGCCCGGGTAGTACCTTAAAACCTTTGCTTTATGCCAGCATGATGAATGATGGATTCATATTGCCGCACACCCTAATTCCAGATATCCCGACTCAAATAGCAGGTTATTCGCCTCAAAATTATGATCTGGGTTATGACGGCGCTATCGCTGCAGATAAAGCGCTGAGCCGCTCTCTGAACATCCCGGCAGTGAAAATGTTGCAGCAATATAAATACGAACGCTTTTATGATAAATTAAAAAAATTAGGGATAGGAACACTGAACCAGCCAGCAGATCATTATGGTCTGTCATTAATTTTGGGTGGTAGTGAAGTTACGATGTGGGATTTGGCCAACACTTACATGGGTATGGTGCGTACGCTTAACCATTTCAACACCTACAAAGGCCTTTACAATACTGAAGACTATAAACAGGCAACTTACTTTAATAATATAACTAAAGAAGAAAAAGACTATCAGCGCAACTCATTTTTAGATCATGGAGCAATATGGGCAACCTTTAATGCCATGGAAGAAGTGATGCGCCCGGGTGATGAAGGCTTATGGGAACAATTTTCCTCGTCGCAAAGAATAGCATGGAAAACTGGTACCAGTTTTGGTTTTCGCGATGCCTGGGCCGTAGGCTTAACTCCAAATTATGTAGTGTGTGTTTGGGTGGGTAATGCAGATGGAGAAGGCAGACCGGGTTTAGTAGGAATAGAAGCAGCCGCACCAGTACTCTTTGATATTTTTAGGTTATTACCCAATGGAAAATGGTTTGAAACGCCCACAACCAAGCTTAAAAAGCTTAAAATTTGCAAAAAAAGCGGTTACAAGGCAGCAGAATATTGCACAGATGTTGTAGAAGAGCTTGTTCCCGTTTCCGGAGAAAAAACTGCCATCTGTCCTTTTCACAAACTGGTACATTTAGACAGAACAGGTACTTTTAGGGTCACCGACCAATGCGAAAGCATACCCTATATGCAGCACAAAAGCTGGTTTATTTTACCACCGGCCATGGAATATTATTATAAAATAAAAAACAGCGATTATAAATCCCTCCCTCCTTTTAAAGCTGGCTGTGAACTCTCGGGCGGAAATAGTGTAATGGAAGTCATTTATCCAAAAAATAATGCGATAGTTTACATTCCCTTAGAACAGGATGGCTCAAGAGGTAAAATTGTGCTTAATGCAGCACACAGAAATGCAGGTGCTAAAATATATTGGCACATTGATAATGAATACGTAGCAACAACAACTAATTTTCATCAATTGGCCATTAGTCCGCCACCAGGTAAACATACCTTAACCTTAGTTGATGAAAATGGAGAACGCCTGGTACAGTCTTTTACTGTTTTGGATAAGGAAAAGAAAGGTGGAAGATAA
- a CDS encoding transposase — protein sequence MGRKYKFHDNTKLYFVTFTVVDWIDVFTRQEYIDIIYDSLRFCQKQKGLELYAYCIMTNHIHLIIGTENGVISDIVRDFKSFTSRHIRKSIENSNTESRKLWMLEIMKKLGSKNERNKDFQFWQQHSHPIELDTNDFLDQRLNYIHQNPVMAGFVEKEEDWINSSAGDYYQIRKGQVDLIIIE from the coding sequence ATGGGAAGAAAGTATAAATTTCATGATAATACTAAACTTTATTTTGTGACTTTCACCGTTGTAGATTGGATTGACGTATTTACAAGGCAAGAATACATTGATATTATTTATGATAGTTTAAGGTTTTGTCAAAAACAAAAGGGATTAGAATTATATGCCTATTGCATTATGACAAATCACATCCATCTAATTATTGGGACTGAAAATGGAGTAATATCTGATATTGTAAGAGATTTTAAAAGTTTTACTTCAAGGCACATTAGGAAATCCATTGAAAATAGCAATACTGAAAGTCGAAAGTTGTGGATGTTAGAAATTATGAAAAAATTAGGGAGTAAAAATGAAAGAAATAAAGACTTTCAATTTTGGCAACAGCACAGTCACCCCATAGAACTAGATACAAATGATTTTTTAGACCAGCGTTTAAATTATATTCACCAAAATCCTGTGATGGCAGGCTTTGTAGAAAAAGAAGAAGATTGGATTAACAGTAGTGCTGGCGATTATTATCAAATTAGAAAGGGACAAGTTGATCTTATTATTATCGAATAA